In one window of uncultured Draconibacterium sp. DNA:
- the dapF gene encoding diaminopimelate epimerase, translated as MQNFFVKSHGLGNDYIVLNQDEITFELTEKAIIRICDVHFGIGSDGILLKVPSEKADFGLRILNPDGSEAEKSGNGLRIFAKYLYDYGFAQSKSFSIETPGGLVKAEVIEEKNNKAFTIKVDMGKAIFESKRIPVNCEKEECIGEPLELEYRGYEINCVSVGNPHCVVLKDELDEKEIKTFGPQIETNPMFPNRINVQFAKVVSPNEVEVMIWERGAGWTLASGSSSCAVACTVVKRGLTDRNLTIKMPGGNLAIEIDEDWEIRMTGEVREIGSGTLSAELINDLEV; from the coding sequence ATGCAAAACTTCTTTGTAAAATCACACGGTCTGGGTAACGATTATATCGTTTTAAACCAGGATGAAATAACTTTTGAATTAACTGAAAAAGCGATCATTCGCATTTGCGATGTTCACTTCGGCATTGGCTCCGATGGTATTCTTTTAAAGGTGCCGAGCGAGAAAGCAGATTTTGGTTTGCGTATTCTGAATCCTGATGGTTCGGAGGCGGAGAAAAGCGGAAATGGCCTGCGTATTTTTGCCAAATACTTGTACGATTATGGTTTTGCCCAATCAAAATCATTCAGTATTGAAACGCCCGGAGGACTGGTGAAGGCAGAGGTAATTGAGGAGAAGAACAACAAGGCTTTCACCATAAAAGTAGATATGGGAAAAGCGATTTTCGAATCGAAACGAATTCCTGTTAATTGCGAAAAGGAGGAATGTATTGGAGAGCCACTTGAACTGGAATATCGCGGATACGAAATTAATTGCGTGTCGGTAGGCAATCCGCATTGTGTGGTTTTAAAGGACGAATTGGATGAGAAGGAAATAAAAACTTTCGGGCCGCAAATTGAGACTAATCCGATGTTTCCGAACCGCATAAATGTACAGTTTGCAAAAGTTGTTTCGCCAAACGAAGTGGAAGTGATGATTTGGGAGCGCGGCGCCGGCTGGACTCTGGCTTCAGGAAGTTCGTCGTGTGCAGTGGCTTGCACAGTCGTAAAACGTGGCTTGACGGATCGTAACCTTACTATAAAAATGCCGGGTGGAAATCTGGCCATTGAAATCGATGAAGATTGGGAAATCCGCATGACTGGCGAGGTACGCGAAATTGGATCGGGAACATTAAGTGCCGAATTAATAAACGATCTTGAAGTATGA